In Pogoniulus pusillus isolate bPogPus1 chromosome 2, bPogPus1.pri, whole genome shotgun sequence, the following are encoded in one genomic region:
- the G6PC2 gene encoding glucose-6-phosphatase 2 isoform X4 produces MIYPNQSSPCLEQFPITCETGPGSPSGHAMGSSCVWYVMVTAALSYTVRWKDKSAVTLHRLTWSFLWSIFWIIQISVCISRVFIATHFPHQVILGVFAGILVAEAFEHTPAIQTASLRTYIKTNLFLFIFALGFYLVLKLLDIDLLWSVPKAKKWCANPDWINIDTTPFAGLVRNLGALFGLGIGINSEMFILSCKGKNGCKISFRMLCVAASLATLQLYNFVKIPTHTEYLFYILSFCKSAAMPLTVVALVPYCVHSLMRTTEKKLN; encoded by the exons GAAGTCCATCTGGACATGCCATGGGATCTTCCTGTGTCTGGTATGTAATGGTCACAGCAGCACTTAGCTACACAGTTAGATGGAAAGATAAATCAGCAGTTACCCTTCACAG aCTGACATGGTCATTCCTCTGGAGCATTTTCTGGATTATCCAGATCAGTGTGTGCATCTCAAGAGTATTCATAGCAACACATTTCCCTCATCAAGTTATTCTTGGAGTATTTGCTG GCATTCTTGTGGCAGAAGCATTTGAGCATACCCCTGCCATTCAGACAGCAAGCTTGAGAACGTACATCAAGACAAACTTATTTCTTTTCATCTTTGCCCTTGGCTTTTATCTAGTCCTCAAGCTTCTTGATATTGACTTGCTGTGGTCTGTTCCAAAGGCCAAGAAGTGGTGTGCCAACCCAGACTGGATAAACATAGACACGACTCCATTTGCTGGACTGGTGAGGAATTTAGGGGCGCTCTTTGGCCTAGGTATTGGAATTAATTCTGAAATGTTCATCTTGAGCTGCAAAGGTAAAAACGGCTGTAAGATAAGTTTCCGCATGTTGTGTGTAGCTGCTTCTTTAGCTACACTGCAGCTGTACAATTTTGTTAAGATCCCTACTCATACTGAGTACCTGTTCTACATTCTCTCTTTTTGTAAGAGTGCAGCTATGCCTCTGACTGTAGTTGCCTTGGTTCCGTACTGTGTCCACTCATTAATGAGGACGACTGAAAAGAAACTTAATTAG